One region of Pseudomonadota bacterium genomic DNA includes:
- a CDS encoding multidrug efflux SMR transporter: MGWVYLTIAILSEVTGTIALKASDGFSHPLASSICVIGYCVSFYFLSLVLKYVAVGVAYAIWSGVGIVLIAAVGALWFRQIPDLAALLGMGLIIIGVIVIQLFSASHTA, from the coding sequence ATGGGCTGGGTTTATCTGACGATCGCCATCCTGTCGGAGGTGACCGGCACCATCGCGCTGAAGGCCTCGGACGGATTCAGTCATCCTCTGGCGAGCAGCATCTGTGTCATCGGCTACTGCGTGTCCTTCTATTTCCTATCGCTCGTGCTCAAGTACGTGGCCGTGGGGGTTGCCTACGCGATCTGGTCGGGGGTCGGCATCGTGCTGATCGCCGCCGTCGGCGCCCTGTGGTTCCGCCAGATTCCAGACCTTGCTGCACTATTAGGCATGGGCTTGATCATCATCGGGGTGATCGTAATCCAGCTATTCTCGGCATCACATACCGCCTGA
- a CDS encoding phytanoyl-CoA dioxygenase family protein, whose protein sequence is MSGVGAEPNGLVPSLDPSVSAEAVVAALRSTGGVVVRELADAPVLGAILEELESPFADHGADAANDFNGYRTLRVGAILKESRSSAALIAHPRVLAVADALLLPHANSYRIGSTEAIRILPGETDQVLHRDVDELYPIELPGVELQISVMWALTEFTAANGATRMVPIHDGRRILAAPSDEGDVVQAVMPPGSALFYLGSTWHGGGANTTSSPRTGLINTYSLGWLRQEENQYLSVPRELARSFPERVQRLMGYQSDGRYLGVYPGDPDGNWDA, encoded by the coding sequence ATGAGCGGCGTGGGTGCTGAGCCGAACGGGCTGGTCCCCTCGCTCGACCCTTCGGTCTCTGCCGAGGCCGTTGTCGCGGCGCTGCGGAGCACCGGTGGAGTGGTCGTCCGTGAACTGGCCGATGCGCCGGTACTAGGCGCCATACTGGAGGAGCTCGAGTCCCCCTTCGCCGACCACGGCGCCGACGCCGCCAATGACTTCAACGGTTATCGCACCCTGCGTGTCGGCGCCATCCTCAAGGAGTCGCGCTCCTCGGCGGCATTGATCGCCCACCCTAGGGTGCTGGCCGTGGCCGACGCGCTGCTGCTGCCGCACGCCAACAGCTATCGCATCGGCAGCACTGAAGCGATCAGGATTCTGCCCGGGGAGACCGACCAGGTGCTGCACCGAGATGTGGACGAGCTGTACCCGATCGAACTGCCAGGCGTGGAACTGCAGATCTCCGTGATGTGGGCCCTAACGGAGTTTACGGCTGCAAACGGTGCGACCAGGATGGTACCCATTCACGACGGCCGCAGGATCCTGGCCGCTCCGAGCGATGAGGGTGATGTGGTTCAGGCCGTCATGCCTCCAGGATCGGCGCTATTTTACCTCGGCTCCACCTGGCATGGCGGCGGCGCGAACACAACGAGTAGCCCGCGCACAGGACTGATCAATACCTATAGTTTGGGATGGCTGCGCCAGGAGGAGAATCAGTACCTCAGCGTGCCTCGGGAGCTGGCGCGCAGCTTCCCCGAACGCGTGCAACGGCTGATGGGGTACCAGAGCGATGGCCGCTACCTGGGGGTGTATCCAGGTGACCCCGACGGCAACTGGGATGCCTGA
- a CDS encoding molybdopterin-dependent oxidoreductase, whose product MTTPMSPARAPATRQTVCPLDCADTCSLEVTVEENRLTQVRGGKGNPFTRGKVCAKVVKSFPAQVHGDLRIRRPMRRVGDGFEAISWDAALDLIHARFSDVIQRWGAQAIAPLYYGGPMGLLANGSMDKRFFHRLGASKVDASPLCAGTSSAAWETVFGDAGGIDFQELRDSRLIIIWGNNVTACNLHLTTIIRDAQKGGARVVVVDPKRTRIAKGADLHIPLLPGTDVVLAYGVAALLERDGGLDRPFIEAHTHGAAQFLDEARRYDVARAAAHCGIAPNLIESFAELLRTHRPAGMSIGVGPERNRNGSAGLRGAFSLMALTGNIGPQGAGVCETSRFFAVDRDALSRPDLAPAGVRTLNVMDIPRLVLKPGEETPLRALFVYNHNPVAVHPRQDRMREALLSQDCFVVGSDVSMTDSMDCCDLVLPAPTHFEYGDLYKAYGHRYLQRTQAVVPLQGEALSNMALFRRLAARFGFDEPCFQESDEELAAKALENGASGLADRALDRALDMQDHAQAAMLRGTDCTTPSGRIELYSEAMQAHCGQGLPSFVELEGKRAFTLVTPASEHRVNSTFGGLASQQEDVRCEIHPADAHAHGIQDGGAVMLYNELAEVQLRARVSEDVRPGTLFVPKGAWIADSPTHNTVNALLADRREPAIGGACYYDCQVDLRSLPGG is encoded by the coding sequence ATGACCACCCCGATGTCCCCAGCCCGCGCCCCAGCGACCCGGCAGACGGTCTGCCCCTTGGACTGCGCCGATACCTGCAGCCTCGAGGTCACGGTCGAGGAGAACCGCCTCACCCAGGTCCGCGGCGGCAAGGGCAACCCCTTCACCCGGGGTAAGGTCTGCGCCAAGGTGGTGAAGTCCTTCCCGGCCCAGGTCCACGGCGACCTGCGGATCCGCCGGCCCATGCGACGCGTCGGCGACGGCTTCGAGGCGATCAGCTGGGATGCGGCGCTGGACCTCATTCACGCCCGCTTCAGTGACGTTATTCAACGCTGGGGCGCACAGGCCATCGCACCGCTCTACTACGGTGGCCCGATGGGGTTGCTGGCCAACGGCAGCATGGACAAGCGCTTCTTCCATCGCCTCGGGGCATCGAAGGTGGATGCCTCACCCCTGTGCGCCGGCACCTCCAGCGCCGCCTGGGAGACGGTATTCGGCGATGCCGGCGGGATCGACTTTCAGGAGCTTCGCGATTCGCGCCTGATCATCATCTGGGGCAACAACGTCACGGCCTGCAATCTGCATCTCACCACGATCATCCGCGATGCTCAGAAAGGCGGGGCCAGGGTGGTGGTGGTGGATCCCAAGCGCACCCGTATCGCCAAGGGCGCGGACCTGCATATCCCCTTGCTCCCGGGCACGGATGTGGTCCTGGCCTACGGCGTCGCAGCGCTCCTGGAGCGCGACGGTGGCCTCGACCGGCCGTTCATCGAAGCGCACACCCACGGGGCAGCACAATTCCTCGACGAAGCACGTCGCTACGATGTGGCCCGTGCTGCCGCCCATTGCGGCATTGCGCCCAACCTCATCGAAAGCTTCGCCGAACTCCTGCGCACGCACCGCCCCGCCGGCATGAGCATCGGCGTGGGCCCCGAGCGCAATCGCAACGGCAGCGCCGGACTGCGCGGCGCCTTCTCGCTCATGGCCTTGACCGGCAACATCGGCCCCCAGGGCGCCGGCGTGTGCGAAACCTCTCGCTTCTTCGCCGTCGATCGCGACGCGCTCTCCCGCCCGGACCTCGCTCCGGCGGGCGTACGTACCCTGAACGTCATGGACATCCCGCGCTTGGTGCTGAAGCCTGGTGAGGAGACGCCCCTGCGGGCCCTGTTCGTCTACAACCACAACCCCGTGGCCGTACACCCACGCCAGGACCGTATGCGCGAGGCACTCCTGTCGCAGGACTGCTTCGTGGTCGGCAGCGACGTGAGCATGACCGACTCCATGGATTGCTGCGATCTGGTGCTGCCCGCCCCGACACACTTCGAGTATGGCGATCTCTACAAGGCCTACGGCCATCGCTACCTGCAACGTACGCAGGCCGTGGTGCCCCTGCAGGGTGAAGCGCTCAGCAACATGGCACTGTTCCGTCGCCTGGCAGCCCGCTTCGGCTTCGATGAGCCCTGCTTCCAAGAGAGCGATGAGGAACTCGCCGCGAAGGCCCTGGAAAACGGCGCCAGCGGCCTCGCCGACCGCGCCCTCGATCGCGCCCTCGACATGCAGGACCATGCGCAAGCGGCGATGCTTCGCGGCACCGACTGCACCACCCCCAGCGGGCGGATCGAACTGTACAGCGAGGCGATGCAAGCCCACTGCGGACAGGGCCTGCCGAGCTTCGTCGAGCTGGAGGGCAAGCGCGCCTTCACCCTGGTGACGCCCGCATCGGAGCACCGGGTGAACTCGACCTTCGGCGGACTCGCCTCGCAACAGGAGGACGTGCGCTGTGAGATCCACCCAGCGGATGCGCACGCCCACGGGATACAAGATGGCGGCGCAGTGATGCTCTACAACGAGCTCGCCGAGGTGCAGCTGCGTGCCCGCGTGAGCGAGGACGTGCGCCCCGGCACCCTGTTCGTCCCGAAGGGCGCGTGGATTGCCGACTCCCCCACGCACAACACGGTCAACGCCTTGCTCGCCGACCGCCGCGAGCCGGCGATCGGCGGTGCCTGCTATTACGACTGTCAGGTGGACCTGCGCAGCCTGCCTGGCGGGTAA
- a CDS encoding NAD(P)/FAD-dependent oxidoreductase yields MQSKIPPAAFIDDARRTVAEAAPDLQRRAWCQATLYAGLLGAVAPAVALPARRETQEIAIVGGGLAGLIAAYRLQQAGVLATVYEGSSRLGGRVFTDRETFGPLQISERGGEAIDSIHFTVRRLVEEFGLSLEARFANDDGFAYLYEFDGQRYTYAELLRSFVPLIVAASRDERLFGPDTRYDLNTPASRALDRLSVTDYLNLRLEGGADSLAGRYARSLATGTFGIEADRLSAINTIYTFSLLGLGTRHAHPNRELLQRALARRGPASASDEEFGPGVYQIAGGNDQLASILAERLGDQVVTEHRLVRAATEGEATRLHFETPAGAREVLADRVVMTLPFRVLRTLDIADLALGARKRVAINTLGMGTNSKLAVQTNGKVWRELGASGGAETDRDFQILWEQSAVQPGESGVLLSFTGGDRGVAVGTGSTAEQASNFVNDVDSLFPGVAADWNGRALRSHWPSEPFQLGSYAGYEVGQFTTLRGIESAREGAVHFAGEHTALAFQGFIEGALRSGERTANEVLAAMAVRSATVG; encoded by the coding sequence ATGCAGTCCAAGATCCCCCCCGCCGCGTTCATCGACGATGCGCGCCGCACTGTCGCCGAGGCCGCGCCCGACCTCCAACGCCGCGCCTGGTGTCAGGCGACGCTCTACGCCGGCCTGCTCGGTGCCGTTGCGCCCGCCGTCGCCCTGCCGGCACGGCGCGAGACCCAAGAGATTGCGATCGTCGGTGGTGGCCTTGCAGGGCTGATCGCCGCCTACCGGTTGCAGCAGGCCGGGGTGCTGGCCACGGTTTACGAAGGGTCATCCCGCCTCGGGGGACGAGTCTTCACGGATCGCGAGACCTTCGGCCCCCTGCAGATCTCCGAACGGGGCGGCGAGGCCATCGACTCGATCCACTTCACGGTGCGTCGCCTGGTCGAGGAGTTTGGCCTCAGCCTCGAGGCGCGCTTCGCCAACGATGACGGCTTCGCTTACCTCTACGAGTTCGACGGTCAACGCTACACCTACGCGGAGCTCCTGCGCAGCTTCGTGCCCCTGATCGTGGCCGCATCTCGCGACGAGCGTCTCTTCGGCCCCGACACGCGCTACGACCTGAACACGCCGGCGAGCCGCGCCCTGGACCGCCTGTCCGTCACCGACTACCTGAACCTGCGCCTCGAGGGTGGCGCCGATTCCCTGGCCGGCCGCTACGCGCGCTCCCTGGCCACGGGGACCTTCGGTATCGAGGCGGATCGGCTGAGCGCCATCAACACGATCTACACCTTCTCACTGCTCGGCTTGGGCACGCGGCACGCCCATCCGAACCGCGAGCTGCTGCAGCGGGCACTGGCGCGCCGCGGTCCGGCGAGCGCCTCGGATGAGGAGTTCGGTCCCGGCGTCTACCAGATCGCGGGCGGCAACGACCAGCTCGCCAGCATCCTCGCGGAGCGCCTTGGCGATCAGGTCGTGACCGAGCATCGCCTGGTGCGTGCAGCGACGGAAGGTGAGGCCACGCGCCTGCACTTCGAGACCCCCGCGGGCGCGCGGGAGGTGCTGGCGGATCGCGTGGTCATGACCCTGCCCTTCCGCGTGTTGCGCACCCTCGATATCGCAGACCTGGCGCTCGGCGCGCGCAAGCGCGTCGCCATCAACACGCTGGGCATGGGAACCAACAGCAAGCTCGCCGTGCAGACCAACGGCAAGGTGTGGCGGGAGCTGGGCGCTTCCGGTGGCGCCGAGACCGACCGCGATTTCCAGATCCTGTGGGAGCAATCCGCGGTGCAACCTGGGGAGAGCGGCGTATTGCTTAGTTTCACCGGGGGCGATCGCGGCGTTGCGGTCGGCACGGGATCGACGGCGGAGCAGGCGAGCAACTTCGTCAACGACGTGGACAGCCTGTTCCCAGGCGTCGCGGCGGATTGGAACGGGCGCGCCCTGCGCTCGCACTGGCCGAGCGAACCCTTCCAGCTGGGGTCGTACGCGGGCTACGAAGTGGGACAGTTCACCACCCTGCGCGGGATCGAGTCCGCCCGCGAGGGTGCGGTGCACTTCGCGGGCGAGCATACGGCTCTGGCCTTCCAGGGCTTCATCGAGGGAGCCCTGCGCAGCGGCGAGCGCACGGCCAACGAAGTGCTGGCCGCGATGGCAGTCCGCAGCGCTACGGTCGGCTGA
- a CDS encoding MFS transporter gives MGTPAPSNPFDNWRAMGISLYMVLVGYGVLVGIPVISSAWVNQLGFSEVEVGRVAGADLGGLSLGAVLTSLTIARFSRRHLTLLGIVISVAANGLCTITNAYEHVLWLRFASGIGSGIYTAVAVANLGATSRPARAFNFALFAFAFSQAGELAVLPLLSMNGIYLVFIVSYLLTLPFLGWFPAHRKRAAKDEGASGEGDRPPIPRYLPWMVLAAIGVTYINIGAYWTYIELASADSAADPDWVARALVLTSFFSVLGCLFATLISNRFGLARPLMITLVLQAIVVAMLANGVDNVNIVVSLFSFNFLWVFIDVYQMASVANVDPDGRYSALMPGAQGLGQIIGPNIAASVLAGGFGYHGVFILCASASILALLIYAIMYSRLRESSPALADAS, from the coding sequence ATGGGCACCCCGGCACCGAGCAACCCCTTCGACAACTGGCGCGCCATGGGCATCTCCCTCTACATGGTGCTCGTCGGCTACGGGGTGCTGGTCGGCATCCCGGTGATCAGTTCCGCCTGGGTCAACCAGCTGGGCTTCTCCGAGGTCGAGGTGGGACGCGTGGCCGGCGCAGATCTCGGCGGCCTCTCCCTAGGCGCGGTGCTGACCTCCCTGACGATTGCGCGGTTCAGTCGCCGCCACCTGACCCTGCTCGGCATCGTGATCTCCGTTGCCGCGAATGGCCTGTGCACGATCACGAACGCCTACGAGCACGTGCTATGGCTGCGTTTCGCGAGCGGTATCGGTAGCGGCATCTACACGGCCGTCGCGGTGGCAAACCTCGGTGCCACCTCGCGCCCGGCTCGGGCCTTCAACTTCGCCCTGTTCGCCTTCGCCTTCTCACAGGCGGGTGAACTCGCCGTTCTGCCGCTGCTCTCGATGAACGGTATCTACCTGGTGTTCATCGTGAGCTACCTGCTGACGCTGCCGTTTTTGGGTTGGTTCCCTGCGCACCGCAAGCGCGCCGCGAAAGACGAGGGAGCATCCGGGGAGGGGGATCGGCCGCCTATTCCTCGCTACCTGCCATGGATGGTGCTCGCCGCGATCGGCGTCACCTACATCAACATCGGCGCCTACTGGACCTACATCGAACTCGCCAGCGCTGACTCAGCGGCCGATCCGGACTGGGTAGCCCGCGCCCTGGTGCTAACCTCGTTCTTCTCTGTACTCGGTTGTCTGTTCGCCACGCTGATCAGTAATCGCTTCGGACTGGCGCGGCCGCTGATGATCACATTGGTTCTACAGGCGATCGTCGTGGCGATGTTGGCGAATGGCGTCGATAACGTGAACATCGTCGTCAGCTTATTCAGTTTCAACTTTCTCTGGGTGTTCATCGATGTGTACCAAATGGCGAGCGTGGCCAACGTCGATCCCGATGGTCGTTACTCAGCGCTCATGCCAGGGGCCCAGGGCTTGGGTCAGATCATCGGCCCCAACATCGCCGCGTCCGTCCTCGCCGGTGGTTTCGGCTACCACGGCGTGTTCATCCTATGCGCGAGTGCGTCGATCCTGGCCTTGCTCATCTACGCGATCATGTACTCGCGACTGCGGGAATCCAGCCCGGCGCTGGCCGATGCATCATGA